A single region of the Kineosporiaceae bacterium SCSIO 59966 genome encodes:
- a CDS encoding aminotransferase class V-fold PLP-dependent enzyme: MLAWVALLVEDTDPRDPLALRGDAPLLDAYLAATHDGSAPFTIPGHKRRTDLVGSVVAGDVPLYGGLDTVRLRAGVLADAEQRAAALWDADVCRFSVGGSTHGNQALALAVGRPGDAVVVSRTLHRSMLLGLVLAGLEPIWVRPDLDPRTGLPGGVPADAVRQALRTRPDARAVLVGDPSYVGGCGDVAALAEAAHERGVPLVVDAAWGAHHGFHPSLPAHALAQGADAFVTSAHKMLPAYSQAALVLACTDRLDADRLDRAVEATATTSPAGAVLASTDAARALLAGHGTRLLDQVLRLVTLAHDRLDGRHGLQVLAGPRTDPTRLVVLLAGAGVSGFDVEERLVAAGVPVEMADRDTLVPVVTVADDEGTVDRLVTAVLDAVAALPVGPPRQPLPSAAWSVTAPTVLTPRDAFFAPHRTVPAPDAVGRVSAELVAPYPPGVPVLAPGELVTAEALDALRTAHAAGARIAYAADPTLGTLQVVA, encoded by the coding sequence ATGCTGGCGTGGGTGGCGCTCCTGGTTGAGGACACCGACCCGCGTGACCCGCTCGCCCTGCGCGGGGACGCGCCGCTGCTCGACGCCTACCTCGCCGCCACGCACGACGGCTCGGCCCCGTTCACGATCCCGGGCCACAAGCGGCGCACGGACCTTGTCGGCAGCGTGGTGGCCGGGGACGTGCCGCTGTACGGCGGGCTGGACACGGTCCGGCTGCGCGCCGGGGTGCTCGCCGACGCCGAGCAGCGAGCCGCGGCGCTGTGGGACGCGGACGTGTGCCGGTTCTCGGTCGGCGGGTCGACCCACGGCAACCAGGCGCTCGCCCTGGCGGTCGGCCGTCCCGGGGACGCCGTCGTGGTCTCCCGGACCCTGCACCGCTCGATGCTCCTGGGACTCGTGCTGGCCGGGCTCGAGCCGATCTGGGTTCGACCGGACCTGGACCCACGGACCGGGCTGCCCGGCGGCGTGCCGGCGGACGCCGTCCGGCAGGCGCTGCGGACCCGACCGGACGCGCGGGCCGTCCTGGTCGGGGACCCCTCCTACGTCGGCGGCTGCGGCGACGTCGCAGCACTGGCCGAGGCAGCGCACGAGCGCGGGGTGCCGTTGGTCGTCGACGCCGCGTGGGGGGCGCACCACGGGTTCCACCCGTCCCTGCCGGCGCACGCCCTGGCACAGGGCGCGGACGCGTTCGTGACGAGCGCGCACAAGATGCTGCCGGCCTACTCGCAGGCTGCGCTCGTCCTGGCCTGCACCGACCGGCTGGACGCCGACCGGCTGGACCGGGCGGTGGAGGCGACGGCCACGACGAGCCCGGCCGGGGCGGTGCTGGCCAGCACCGACGCCGCCCGTGCCTTGCTCGCGGGCCACGGCACCCGGCTGCTGGACCAGGTCCTGCGCCTCGTCACGCTGGCGCACGACCGTCTCGACGGCCGTCACGGGCTGCAGGTGCTCGCCGGACCCCGGACCGACCCCACCCGGCTCGTCGTCCTGCTGGCAGGCGCCGGCGTGAGCGGCTTCGACGTCGAGGAGCGGCTGGTCGCCGCCGGGGTGCCGGTCGAGATGGCGGACCGCGACACCCTGGTCCCGGTGGTGACGGTCGCGGACGACGAGGGCACCGTCGACCGGCTCGTCACCGCCGTCCTGGACGCGGTCGCCGCGCTCCCGGTCGGGCCGCCGCGCCAGCCGCTGCCGTCGGCGGCGTGGTCGGTGACGGCCCCCACCGTCCTCACGCCCCGGGACGCCTTCTTCGCGCCGCACCGCACGGTGCCGGCCCCGGACGCCGTCGGGCGGGTGAGCGCCGAGCTGGTGGCCCCGTACCCGCCGGGCGTGCCAGTGCTCGCCCCCGGCGAGCTCGTCACGGCCGAGGCACTCGACGCGCTGCGCACGGCCCACGCCGCGGGCGCCCGAATCGCCTACGCCGCCGACCCCACGCTGGGCACGCTGCAGGTGGTGGCATGA
- a CDS encoding GNAT family N-acetyltransferase, with translation MRGAEAGPAPGRLLDPARLTDADLQRWRQLASAAVEPSPCHEPGAVLPAVRHLPGGDRLRLLVVEHDSRWLACHPVRPATFSRRAPVPVLSTWVHPYLLIGSPLVAADATVPALQALLRTPWRARRGALLWSVEDLGDAGPLAAALEEAVAGLGGQVVRWEEHERAVLVRGDPANAGRGGSTARRARRARRAMDRELGPVQVVDVSTDPGAVDRFLALESAGWKGRAGTALAARSGDTAFFREVCAAFAAEGRLEIRSLRTAMGEAAMQTALHAGGSAFHFKTAYDESLADFSPGVQLLVDYRDTLAGGPVDLRDSCTAQENRTESRVWSGRRRIAWAVVPFAGPGSRATLAMLKRARTARAGHVRHRSAYAGVGGAPG, from the coding sequence GTGCGCGGAGCTGAAGCCGGACCGGCGCCCGGTCGGCTGCTCGACCCGGCACGGCTCACCGACGCCGACCTGCAGCGCTGGCGGCAGCTGGCGAGCGCGGCCGTCGAGCCGAGTCCCTGCCACGAGCCAGGAGCCGTGCTGCCGGCTGTCCGCCACCTGCCCGGCGGCGACCGGCTGCGGCTGCTCGTCGTCGAGCACGACAGCCGGTGGTTGGCCTGCCACCCGGTGCGCCCCGCCACCTTCTCCCGCCGGGCGCCGGTACCGGTGCTCTCGACGTGGGTCCACCCGTACCTGCTGATCGGCTCACCGCTCGTGGCAGCCGATGCCACCGTCCCGGCGCTGCAGGCGCTGCTGCGCACCCCATGGCGAGCCCGTCGCGGGGCGCTGCTGTGGTCGGTCGAGGACCTCGGGGACGCCGGGCCGCTGGCGGCGGCGCTGGAAGAGGCCGTGGCCGGGCTCGGTGGGCAAGTCGTGCGGTGGGAGGAGCACGAGCGGGCCGTGCTGGTCCGCGGCGACCCCGCGAACGCGGGCCGAGGGGGCTCGACCGCCCGCCGCGCGCGACGAGCGCGGCGAGCGATGGACCGGGAGCTCGGCCCGGTTCAGGTGGTCGACGTGAGCACCGACCCCGGTGCTGTCGACCGGTTCCTGGCCCTGGAGTCAGCCGGGTGGAAGGGCCGGGCAGGGACAGCGCTGGCGGCGCGATCCGGTGACACGGCCTTCTTCCGCGAGGTGTGCGCGGCCTTCGCAGCAGAGGGCAGGCTGGAGATCCGGTCGCTACGTACGGCCATGGGAGAGGCCGCGATGCAGACCGCCCTGCACGCCGGTGGATCAGCCTTCCACTTCAAGACCGCCTACGACGAGTCGCTGGCCGACTTCTCCCCTGGCGTGCAGCTACTGGTGGACTACCGGGACACCCTCGCCGGCGGCCCGGTGGACCTACGCGACTCCTGCACGGCACAGGAAAACCGCACGGAGTCGAGAGTCTGGTCGGGGCGACGGCGGATCGCCTGGGCCGTGGTCCCGTTCGCCGGGCCGGGCTCCCGAGCGACGTTAGCGATGCTGAAAAGGGCCCGGACGGCGCGCGCGGGGCACGTCCGACACCGGTCTGCCTATGCTGGCGTGGGTGGCGCTCCTGGTTGA
- a CDS encoding oligosaccharide flippase family protein — MTATAERSAVSSFLWAGFAFGTSKLATFVATLVLARLLVPEHFGVVAAAMAVIALIEIGLDLGVGSAVVYEQEEGITRRVQTAFTVNLLVAIVLTAAFVLAAPAIAGFFRVPDEDGVFRAIGLYLLIRALGQVHDAVLRRDLDFRRRAVAEAARAVTRLLVSVGLALSGLGVWALVIGLLAGETAGTVVNWLLVRLRPAFTLDRTAAGALLRFGVAIVAVQTVAVASSNADYLVVGRVLGPQELGYYTMAYRLPELLIENLYWIFSSIALPWYSRARRAGAEGFAGSMLTALRLLTLFGFPTGIGLALVARDAVPVLLSQQWAPAVPATALLALAAGVHAIGFASGDIFPALGRPGLLLRLDVAFAVTELAAFLALVRHGITAVAAVHIVSAVLYTAVRLVVANRLVGTSWRDSARAMMPALAVSVGVLALALPVRLVMDPGAGALAATVAAGLAGGAVGLAVAGRSTAREVLEVLRRARS; from the coding sequence GTGACCGCGACGGCGGAGCGCTCGGCCGTGTCCAGCTTTCTGTGGGCAGGTTTCGCGTTCGGAACCAGCAAGCTCGCAACCTTCGTCGCCACCCTCGTGCTGGCCCGGCTCCTCGTCCCGGAGCACTTCGGTGTCGTCGCCGCCGCCATGGCGGTGATCGCCCTCATCGAGATCGGTCTGGACCTGGGGGTCGGGTCCGCCGTGGTCTACGAGCAGGAGGAGGGGATCACTCGGCGGGTGCAGACCGCATTCACCGTCAACCTCCTGGTCGCGATCGTGCTGACCGCTGCGTTCGTCCTGGCCGCCCCGGCGATCGCCGGATTCTTCCGGGTGCCCGACGAGGACGGCGTGTTCCGGGCTATCGGCCTGTACCTGCTGATCCGGGCGCTCGGTCAGGTGCACGACGCCGTCCTGCGCCGGGACCTCGACTTCCGCCGACGCGCCGTGGCCGAGGCCGCCAGGGCCGTCACCCGGCTCCTGGTCTCCGTCGGGCTGGCGCTGAGCGGCCTGGGAGTGTGGGCGCTGGTCATCGGCCTGCTGGCCGGAGAGACCGCGGGCACCGTCGTCAACTGGCTACTGGTCAGGCTGCGTCCCGCGTTTACCCTCGATCGTACCGCGGCGGGCGCCCTGCTCCGCTTCGGCGTGGCGATCGTGGCGGTGCAGACGGTGGCGGTGGCGTCCTCGAACGCCGACTACCTCGTAGTCGGCCGCGTGCTCGGCCCGCAAGAGCTGGGGTACTACACGATGGCCTACCGCCTGCCGGAGCTGCTGATCGAGAACCTCTACTGGATCTTCTCGAGCATCGCGCTGCCCTGGTACTCCCGGGCCCGCCGGGCCGGCGCCGAGGGGTTCGCCGGCTCGATGCTCACCGCGTTGCGGCTGCTCACCCTCTTCGGGTTCCCCACCGGGATCGGACTGGCCCTGGTCGCGCGAGACGCCGTCCCGGTGCTGCTGTCGCAGCAGTGGGCCCCTGCCGTCCCGGCGACGGCGCTGCTCGCCCTGGCGGCCGGGGTGCACGCGATCGGCTTCGCCAGCGGCGACATCTTCCCCGCGCTGGGCCGGCCAGGTCTTCTGCTGCGGCTCGACGTCGCCTTCGCCGTCACCGAGCTCGCGGCGTTCCTCGCGCTCGTCCGCCACGGGATCACGGCGGTCGCGGCGGTGCACATCGTCTCAGCCGTCCTGTACACCGCGGTGCGGCTCGTCGTGGCGAACCGGCTCGTCGGCACGTCGTGGCGGGACAGCGCCCGGGCAATGATGCCGGCCCTGGCGGTGTCCGTGGGGGTCCTCGCCCTGGCGCTGCCGGTTCGGCTGGTGATGGACCCCGGCGCCGGGGCGCTCGCCGCGACGGTCGCAGCCGGGCTGGCCGGGGGCGCCGTCGGACTGGCTGTCGCGGGCCGGTCCACTGCTCGGGAGGTGCTGGAGGTGCTACGCCGTGCGCGGAGCTGA
- a CDS encoding GNAT family N-acetyltransferase — protein sequence MLSLHVTGRTTTVESRRADDRALAGVWRSLQDAQGVGTPFLTWEWFSAFADVPELSRRARVLVVRDGGAPIGLFPVQLGGEPGKLRRLEAAGSGVLDPDHLDVVAVAPRREQVAEAVTEYLRRGTGWDVTEMAGLDGEGALASALTAGTRRTPTALLLRHEIEPVPVVDLVGESAPAVLEMLQRRSRRGMRRAWRSGGGFDLVTDPGRAAPLLDTLIRLHTARFGAASQVFATPALRTFHHLVVPRLMASGLARLGRLVVDEAVAAVEYMLLLDDRAFSYQSGFSPEHGHAPGRTAMCQTILAAAREGRREYDLLRGDEDYKAEYSTRTRCDVRLLVVRPTWRTVHWALGRLTGWDRR from the coding sequence ATGCTGTCGCTGCACGTGACCGGCAGGACGACGACCGTCGAGTCGCGCCGTGCGGACGACCGGGCACTGGCAGGCGTGTGGCGGTCGCTGCAGGACGCTCAGGGGGTCGGCACGCCGTTCCTCACCTGGGAGTGGTTCTCTGCGTTCGCCGACGTCCCGGAACTGAGCCGCCGCGCCCGCGTCCTCGTCGTCCGGGACGGCGGAGCCCCCATCGGGCTGTTCCCGGTCCAACTGGGCGGGGAGCCAGGAAAACTGCGCCGGCTGGAGGCGGCTGGCAGCGGCGTCCTGGACCCCGATCACCTCGACGTCGTCGCGGTGGCGCCGCGACGCGAGCAGGTCGCCGAAGCCGTTACCGAGTACCTGCGCCGTGGCACCGGGTGGGACGTCACCGAGATGGCAGGTCTGGACGGGGAGGGCGCGCTCGCCTCGGCGCTGACCGCCGGGACGCGGCGCACCCCCACCGCGCTGCTGCTCCGCCACGAGATCGAGCCGGTCCCGGTCGTCGACCTCGTCGGCGAGTCGGCACCGGCCGTGTTGGAGATGCTGCAGCGACGCTCGCGACGCGGCATGCGACGCGCCTGGCGCTCCGGTGGTGGCTTCGACCTCGTGACCGACCCGGGCCGTGCCGCCCCGTTGCTCGACACGCTGATCCGACTGCATACGGCACGCTTCGGCGCCGCGTCCCAGGTGTTCGCCACCCCGGCACTGCGCACCTTCCACCACCTCGTCGTCCCGCGGCTCATGGCGTCGGGGCTCGCCAGGCTCGGCCGGCTCGTCGTCGACGAGGCCGTCGCCGCAGTGGAGTACATGTTGCTCCTGGACGACCGGGCCTTCAGCTACCAGAGCGGGTTCTCCCCTGAGCACGGCCACGCGCCCGGCCGGACGGCAATGTGTCAGACGATCCTCGCCGCTGCCCGCGAGGGCCGGCGCGAGTACGACCTGCTGCGCGGTGACGAGGACTACAAGGCCGAGTACAGCACACGGACACGCTGCGACGTCCGGCTCCTCGTCGTGCGGCCGACGTGGCGGACCGTCCACTGGGCGCTCGGGCGTCTGACCGGTTGGGACCGACGGTGA
- a CDS encoding ArgE/DapE family deacylase has product MRNRALTSVETAAVDAVDADGLVADLRAAVAIPSTGGSRAECDVQAWAAARLAELGADVDHWRLDLAALRAADGYPGEEVRRDEAWGCVGTVSAGRAEEPALVLAGHLDVVPPGDGDLWVGGDPWTLRETDGRLHGRGACDMKGGVVAVLGAVAALCRAGVRLRRPLAVHAVVGEEDGGLGTFATLARGHRGRACVIAEPTAGDLLVANAGALTFRVEVAGHAAHGATRTLGVSALEAFLPVLDALRDLEARRNAVLPAGFGHLDLAAPISVGTVRAGDWPSTVPDRLVAEGRFGVLPGEAVEQARQELEAAVAAACADDDWLAEHPARVTWSGGQFAPGELPAGDPLADDVAGCLVGLGVRAPERVGAPYGSDLRLYAGAGIPTLQYGPGDISCAHTVDEHVAEADLVTAARAYALLAIRRCGIVSD; this is encoded by the coding sequence GTGCGCAACCGGGCTCTTACCTCTGTCGAGACGGCCGCGGTCGACGCCGTGGACGCCGATGGCCTCGTGGCGGACCTGCGGGCCGCGGTGGCCATCCCCAGTACCGGCGGCAGTCGTGCGGAGTGCGACGTGCAGGCGTGGGCGGCGGCGCGGCTCGCCGAGCTGGGGGCGGACGTCGACCACTGGCGGCTGGACCTGGCTGCCCTGCGCGCGGCCGACGGCTACCCGGGCGAGGAGGTGCGCCGGGACGAGGCCTGGGGCTGCGTCGGCACGGTGTCGGCGGGCCGGGCCGAGGAGCCGGCACTGGTCCTCGCCGGGCACCTCGACGTCGTCCCGCCCGGTGACGGTGACCTCTGGGTGGGCGGGGACCCGTGGACCCTGCGGGAGACGGACGGCCGGCTGCACGGGCGTGGCGCCTGCGACATGAAGGGTGGCGTCGTGGCCGTCCTGGGAGCCGTCGCTGCGCTGTGCCGCGCCGGCGTCCGGCTGCGGCGGCCCCTCGCCGTCCACGCCGTGGTCGGGGAGGAGGACGGCGGCCTGGGCACGTTCGCCACCCTGGCCCGGGGCCACCGCGGCCGCGCCTGCGTCATCGCCGAGCCGACCGCAGGGGACCTGCTCGTCGCCAACGCCGGCGCACTGACCTTCCGGGTCGAGGTGGCGGGTCACGCGGCCCACGGCGCCACCCGCACCCTCGGGGTGTCCGCCCTCGAGGCGTTCCTGCCGGTGCTCGACGCCCTGCGCGACCTGGAGGCCCGACGCAACGCCGTCCTTCCTGCGGGCTTCGGGCACCTCGACCTCGCCGCTCCCATCTCGGTCGGCACCGTGCGGGCCGGGGACTGGCCCAGCACGGTGCCGGACCGGCTGGTCGCCGAGGGGCGCTTCGGCGTCCTGCCCGGGGAGGCCGTCGAGCAGGCTCGCCAGGAGCTCGAGGCGGCCGTCGCGGCGGCCTGCGCGGACGACGACTGGCTGGCCGAGCACCCGGCCCGGGTCACGTGGTCGGGCGGGCAGTTCGCTCCCGGCGAGCTGCCGGCTGGTGACCCGCTGGCGGACGACGTCGCGGGCTGCCTCGTCGGTCTGGGCGTCCGCGCGCCCGAGCGGGTCGGCGCCCCGTACGGGTCGGACCTGCGGCTCTACGCCGGCGCCGGCATCCCCACCCTGCAGTACGGGCCCGGCGACATCTCCTGTGCCCACACGGTCGACGAGCACGTCGCGGAGGCAGACCTCGTGACGGCCGCCCGGGCCTACGCGCTGCTGGCCATCCGGCGGTGCGGCATCGTGAGCGACTGA
- a CDS encoding nitroreductase family protein translates to MELAEVIRRRRMVRAYDPTRPVPPEVVDRLLQAAVRAPSAGFTQGWDFLVLADPADRERYWRATTDPDAEPDSWLRGMRTAPLLVVCLSHRDAYLDRYAEPDKGWTDRDEARWPVPYWDVDTGMAALLMLLTATDAGLGSCFFGVGGPRQVERFREAFGVPDSRRPVGVVSVGYPAPDRRSPSLRRGRRPVHEVTHVGRFGTPPPP, encoded by the coding sequence ATGGAGCTCGCCGAGGTCATCCGCCGTCGCCGGATGGTCCGCGCCTACGACCCGACCCGACCAGTGCCGCCGGAGGTCGTCGACCGCCTGCTGCAGGCTGCGGTGCGGGCGCCGAGCGCCGGTTTCACCCAGGGCTGGGACTTCCTCGTGCTGGCCGACCCGGCGGACAGGGAACGGTACTGGCGGGCCACCACCGACCCGGACGCCGAGCCGGACTCCTGGCTGCGCGGGATGCGGACCGCTCCGCTGCTCGTGGTGTGCCTGAGCCACCGTGACGCCTACCTCGACCGGTACGCCGAGCCGGACAAGGGGTGGACGGACCGGGACGAGGCGCGCTGGCCGGTGCCCTACTGGGACGTGGACACCGGGATGGCGGCGCTGCTCATGCTGCTCACGGCCACCGACGCCGGCCTGGGCAGCTGCTTCTTCGGGGTCGGCGGGCCCCGGCAGGTCGAGCGGTTCCGGGAGGCGTTCGGCGTGCCGGACTCACGGCGCCCGGTCGGCGTGGTGAGCGTGGGCTACCCCGCGCCGGACCGCCGCTCCCCCAGCCTGCGCCGCGGCCGCCGCCCCGTTCACGAGGTCACCCACGTCGGCCGCTTCGGCACCCCACCCCCTCCGTGA
- a CDS encoding GNAT family N-acetyltransferase, producing MAEDPSVTYPAHWEADIVLRDGGTAHLRPITPQDAEALQRFHMAQSAESTYLRFFAPLPQLSDKDLRRFTHVDHRDRVALIALVGDDIIGVGRYERLDERQAEVAFNVADAHQGRGLGSVLLEHLAVAARENGIHRFVAEVLPQNRKMVTVFQEAGYEVTHHFEEGVISLAFDIDPTDRSLAVMEAREHRAEANSLAALLSPRSVVVVGASREPDSIGARVLQHLVDSGFTGPVLAVNPEAFELHGVQSYAHVREVPGPVDLAVVVVPAESVVEVVRECAGIGVKGVVVISSGFAEVGAEGLARQREVVRVARANGMRVVGPNSFGVLNTDPQVRLNASLAPMWPPAGRLGLFSQSGALSVAVLSSAARRGLGVSSFVSAGNRADVSGNDCMQYWEEDPATAVVGLYLESIGNPRKFSRIARRLSRSKPVVVLKSGISGYGVPPGHAVRTSRAPREALDAMLRQAGVVRVENLHQLFDVAQMLVHQPLPSGDRIGVVGNSDALAALVADAATSWGLEIGAPPVLVHPEAGVEEFRGALEQVYADDRLDAVVVCFIPPLGTVDVEIVRVLQQVAAASQRPTVACLLGMRGVTDAVVGMNSPGYEPAVERAVPAYPTPEDAVRALVAAVRHAQWRRRPIGTRVDPPGIDRAAARDLVEKRLAGVEHPAGVRLAPADVEALLGYYGVRLWPTEYVRTGAEAVAAADRLGWPVALKTTDERLRHRAELGGVRLGIDNPYELRGHVEEMREIAGEETLLVVQRMAGPGVACVVRTMEDALFGPIVSFGLAGDASDLLGDVAHRIPPLTDVDVDDLVRSVRAAPRLTGYRGSPAVDLEALRDVVARVSCLADDLPEVADLELNPVMVCRRGLAVAGATARLATPAGRADAGRRVLSG from the coding sequence ATGGCGGAGGACCCGAGCGTGACCTACCCGGCGCACTGGGAGGCCGACATCGTCCTGCGGGACGGCGGGACGGCTCACCTGCGCCCGATCACCCCGCAGGACGCCGAGGCGCTCCAGCGGTTTCACATGGCCCAGTCGGCGGAGTCGACCTACCTGCGGTTCTTCGCCCCCCTGCCGCAGCTGTCCGACAAGGACCTGCGCAGGTTCACCCACGTCGACCACCGCGACCGGGTCGCGCTGATCGCCCTCGTCGGCGACGACATCATCGGGGTCGGCCGGTACGAGCGGCTCGACGAGCGGCAGGCCGAGGTCGCGTTCAACGTCGCCGACGCCCACCAGGGCCGTGGACTGGGGTCGGTGCTGCTCGAGCACCTCGCAGTGGCCGCACGAGAGAACGGGATCCACCGGTTCGTCGCCGAGGTGCTGCCCCAGAACCGCAAGATGGTCACCGTCTTCCAGGAGGCGGGTTACGAGGTCACCCACCACTTCGAGGAGGGCGTGATCTCCCTGGCCTTCGACATCGACCCCACCGACCGCTCGCTCGCGGTGATGGAGGCGCGCGAGCACCGGGCCGAGGCGAACAGCCTGGCGGCGCTGCTCAGCCCGCGCAGCGTCGTCGTCGTCGGCGCCAGCCGGGAGCCCGACTCGATCGGCGCCCGGGTCCTTCAGCACCTCGTCGACAGCGGGTTCACCGGGCCGGTCCTGGCGGTCAACCCCGAGGCGTTTGAGCTGCACGGCGTCCAGTCCTACGCCCACGTCCGCGAGGTCCCCGGCCCGGTCGACCTCGCCGTCGTCGTCGTCCCCGCCGAGTCCGTCGTCGAGGTGGTGCGGGAGTGCGCCGGCATCGGCGTCAAGGGCGTCGTCGTGATCTCCAGCGGCTTTGCCGAGGTCGGCGCCGAGGGGCTGGCGCGCCAGCGCGAGGTGGTCCGGGTGGCGCGGGCCAACGGGATGCGCGTGGTGGGACCGAACTCCTTCGGCGTCCTCAACACCGACCCACAGGTCCGGCTCAACGCGTCCCTGGCCCCGATGTGGCCGCCCGCCGGCCGGCTCGGCCTGTTCAGCCAGTCCGGTGCCCTGAGCGTCGCGGTGCTGTCCTCGGCTGCCCGCCGGGGGCTGGGGGTGTCGAGCTTCGTGTCCGCCGGCAACCGCGCCGACGTGTCGGGCAACGACTGCATGCAGTACTGGGAGGAGGACCCGGCCACGGCCGTGGTCGGCCTGTACCTGGAGAGCATCGGCAACCCGCGCAAGTTCTCCCGGATCGCCCGGCGGCTGTCGCGCAGCAAGCCGGTCGTCGTGCTGAAGTCCGGGATCAGCGGGTACGGGGTGCCGCCCGGCCACGCGGTGCGCACCAGCCGGGCACCGAGGGAGGCCCTCGACGCGATGCTCCGCCAGGCGGGCGTCGTCCGGGTGGAGAACCTGCACCAGCTGTTCGACGTCGCCCAGATGCTCGTCCACCAGCCGCTGCCCTCCGGCGACCGGATCGGCGTCGTCGGGAACTCCGACGCGCTGGCCGCGCTGGTCGCGGACGCCGCCACCAGCTGGGGGCTCGAGATCGGGGCACCGCCGGTGCTCGTGCACCCCGAGGCCGGCGTCGAGGAGTTCCGCGGGGCGCTCGAGCAGGTGTATGCCGACGACCGGCTCGACGCCGTCGTCGTCTGCTTCATCCCACCGCTGGGCACCGTGGACGTCGAGATCGTCCGCGTCCTGCAGCAGGTCGCCGCTGCCTCCCAGCGGCCGACGGTGGCCTGCCTGCTGGGGATGCGCGGTGTCACCGACGCCGTCGTCGGGATGAACAGCCCCGGCTACGAGCCGGCGGTGGAGCGCGCGGTGCCCGCCTACCCCACCCCGGAGGACGCGGTGCGTGCCCTGGTCGCCGCCGTCCGGCACGCGCAGTGGCGGCGCCGGCCGATCGGCACCAGGGTCGACCCGCCCGGGATCGACCGGGCCGCGGCCCGGGACCTGGTGGAGAAGCGGCTCGCCGGGGTCGAGCACCCGGCCGGCGTCCGGCTCGCGCCGGCCGACGTCGAGGCCCTGCTCGGGTACTACGGCGTGCGGCTGTGGCCGACCGAGTACGTGCGCACCGGCGCCGAGGCCGTCGCGGCGGCAGACCGGCTCGGCTGGCCGGTCGCGCTGAAGACCACCGACGAGCGGCTGCGGCACCGCGCCGAGCTCGGCGGGGTCCGCCTCGGCATCGACAACCCCTACGAGCTGCGCGGCCACGTCGAGGAGATGCGGGAGATCGCCGGCGAGGAGACGCTGCTCGTCGTCCAGCGGATGGCCGGCCCGGGCGTCGCCTGCGTCGTCCGGACGATGGAGGACGCCCTGTTCGGACCGATCGTGTCCTTCGGCCTGGCCGGTGACGCCTCGGACCTTCTCGGTGACGTCGCCCACCGGATCCCGCCGCTGACCGACGTCGACGTCGACGACCTGGTCCGTTCCGTGCGGGCCGCTCCGCGGCTGACCGGCTACCGCGGCTCGCCGGCCGTCGACCTCGAGGCCCTGCGCGACGTCGTCGCCCGGGTGTCCTGCCTGGCCGACGACCTGCCCGAGGTCGCCGACCTCGAGCTGAACCCCGTCATGGTGTGCCGGCGCGGCCTGGCCGTGGCCGGCGCGACCGCCCGGCTGGCGACGCCCGCCGGCCGTGCCGACGCCGGACGGCGGGTGCTGTCCGGGTGA
- a CDS encoding phosphodiesterase — MRDRRPPAAASTVPLPQRLRTEIERAGYYPAFVEDVVATAVAGEEVVAHLVHPETTFDSTEVRRHVTVLVVTPTRLIAAHADDHGPDESSPTVYASASTEAVPLDRVTSVVLSHVVADPARHRPGDAARELTLTLGWGSVQHIDLEPAGCSDPQCEADHGYTGTMAGDDISVRVSAGAEGTDAVAGALEFARVLSSMTRPA; from the coding sequence ATGCGTGACCGTCGCCCACCCGCCGCCGCGTCGACCGTTCCCCTGCCCCAGCGGCTGCGCACGGAGATCGAGCGCGCCGGCTACTACCCGGCGTTCGTCGAGGACGTCGTGGCGACCGCCGTCGCCGGTGAGGAGGTCGTCGCCCACCTCGTGCACCCGGAGACCACCTTCGACAGCACCGAGGTCCGCCGGCACGTCACCGTCCTGGTCGTCACCCCCACCCGGCTCATCGCCGCCCACGCCGACGACCACGGCCCGGACGAGTCCTCCCCGACGGTCTACGCCTCGGCGTCCACCGAGGCCGTCCCGCTGGACCGGGTGACCTCCGTGGTCCTCTCGCACGTCGTCGCCGACCCGGCCCGGCACCGCCCCGGGGACGCCGCCCGTGAGCTGACGCTGACCCTCGGCTGGGGGTCGGTGCAGCACATCGACCTGGAGCCTGCGGGCTGCTCAGACCCGCAGTGCGAGGCCGACCACGGCTACACCGGGACGATGGCCGGAGACGACATCTCGGTCCGGGTGAGCGCCGGCGCCGAGGGCACGGACGCCGTGGCGGGGGCGCTGGAGTTCGCCCGGGTGCTGTCCTCGATGACCCGCCCCGCGTGA